The DNA region AGAAGCTACAGCAATACTGGCCGGTTTATAGTTTGACTTGATTTGTTTCATGATATTGGACAATGTAAACCCAGTATCAACAATATCTTCAACTAAAACAACATGTTTACCGTTCAGGTCTTCTTTAAGACCGATCAACTCCTTTACAATTCCTTCAGTAGTATCACCCTGATAGGAATTGACTTTTACAAATGAAATGCGACACAGTGGTTTGATCTTGCGAACAAGATCCGAAGCAAACATAAAAGATCCGTTTAAAACAGCAATGAAAAGGATTTCTTTTCCTTCATAATCACTATTGATCCTGTCTGCAATATGTTCAATACTGTTTTTTACCTGCGAACCACTGATGATCATTTTAAATTTTTTATCCGATAATGATACTGTCCTCAAACTCTTGTGGTTTTTTATGATGGAT from Bacteroidales bacterium includes:
- the hpt gene encoding hypoxanthine phosphoribosyltransferase, which encodes MRTVSLSDKKFKMIISGSQVKNSIEHIADRINSDYEGKEILFIAVLNGSFMFASDLVRKIKPLCRISFVKVNSYQGDTTEGIVKELIGLKEDLNGKHVVLVEDIVDTGFTLSNIMKQIKSNYKPASIAVASLLFKPQSYRKSIAIDYVGIEIPNDFVVGWGLDYNGYGRNFEDIYSIVK